The nucleotide sequence TTAAACTACTGATGTCTGAAGAACCAATACCATGAAAAAATGATGTGCTGATCTGCAGTAAACTGACACAATTCATTCTGTGATCATGTTAATTACATCAGGATCAGCAGCTGTAGTTCTTAAATCCCACGAATATTTGTCTACCACTGAAATTGGACCtaactgttgtttttaatgctgaataacagtaaaaaaaataaaatcagttatcTTACTATTCCCCCTGAAGTCAAACACAGTGTATATCCACAGCATTCTTCTATATCTACAATTTCAAAAAAGCTTACCCAACCAACAGTTAAGAACTAAACTCCGAATTTGGCACATACAGCAACTTTCAGGAGTGcgcctttatttttattaaaacactgATAAGAACAATGATCCTATCACCAAGCATTAGCCTGACTGGCAGCTACTCAAGGTGCTTTATCTCAGCTTTGCACACAGGGATCGCATCTTGCCTATGACTGAGGCACGTAAGGCACAGTGCAGAAGTACATGAGTTCAGACACTAGAGGACAGTGTTCATTCGACTGAACCTCCAGATTTGTACTGCATGTTCCACATCGCTTCCTTTCTCTTGCACTAGCATTCAAGTTCATAAGCTGATGAATCCTCTTCCAGGAAGCTTCTCTTCAGTTCAGAGATTTCTTTAGGCTAGTTAAAATTCTTTTTACATAAGCCTCAGAGCGTTGCAAGAATCCTTGAAAATGAGATAATTAATGTCAGTACTGTCTGTCCAACACCAAAGATGAGAGCTTCTAAGGGAGCCATATTCTTTCCTGCTACTCTGTAAATTCCAGCTACTGCAGCACCTAAgaatcacaggaaaaacaaccaTCAAATTACAGATGTAAACCCAAGGCTGAAATATATGACAAATAATTTACTGCATTTACGCATTAGCTATTTCTAGAGTTTTACCAAACAGTGTATTACTTCATGGCATTATGCAATTATTTAGCCTTGCTTGACTTTTTCTAGTTTTATGAAAAGCCTTCAGGGATGATTTTCCCAACTGAATCAGATTAACTTTCACAACACAAGCTTGATTTGAAAAAGAAGTGAATCTTGCCATTTCTCTTTAGGTGTCTtcaaatttaatcttttttttttccttcatatttgcCTTCTGCTAATTTGAAAAATTAGCAAAAACAGCATTAAAGTTTGGTTTAATTGTGCTTGCATAAACAGGGAGAAGACAACAGTAAGATTGCTGGAGTctacaaaacaattaaaaatttctATCAacttcatttaatatttcagttaaataaCCAAGTCATACTATGTCAGTTTAACTTTGATTTAAACTACTAATTTGTTAACAACTGTTCAGCAAATCAagcaaaaaacatgaaaaaagatcAAGAAGTCTTACATTGTCATCCATGAATGCATATGGGAAGAAATCTCTACAGATATCATTAGATTTTGAGTTACATCAAATTAAGAAATCACTTTTCTTGTAGATGTGCGCAATTCCCATTTGTGTAACATCACATGATCAAGATAAACCAGCAACAAAATACTGCATTGTAAACAAAGCCAGTTGCTCCTAACTCCCTCCCCCTGTCTTTTACATGCTGAATTTATCACATGCATTTTAAGAGCAAAAGTCACACAGCAAGTAAATAGTTGTGTTGATTTGAAACAAGTGCCTGAGAAAGGTACTCTTTGCTACCAATCAAAAATACCAGGCTAATGACgaagaacattttcttctcagatgATGTCTGAGCATAAAGACACCAAAATgttcatccaaaaaaaaaaaaaagtcttgtgtCTTTGGATAAAAGTTTTCCTCAATCCATACCTCAGAAGTTCACTTAGAataaagctttctttaaaaatttatttttttctgaactaatATTCGTTGTAGAGTGCTTGCTTCCCTTACCTAAAGGGAACACTGAATTTGCCGTCCTTTGAGGTTTTggtcttcaggaaaaaaaaatcttaattgtGAAATAGTTATAGAACGTTTTGTACATAATGTCTGAGAAGCCAATTAACTACAATTAAATGATTCTAGAGAACACAAAGATGCTTTTGCAGCtctaagaaaactgaaaagctaCCACAGTTTTCGAAATAAATAccaagagttaaaaaaaaaaaaggaatttcccTGTTTTTACTCAGTCATTAATGTGAATAGCTTTCTGAAGTGATCAAAAATCCATTAGTCAGTCCCAACACTTTCTAGAAGTCCAATCCATATCTGAGTATCATCTGATATCTTAAGAATACTTATTTCTCAAACATTGTAGGAAAAGAATTCACTAATAAttgtttctttacaaaaaaaaatgtaaagtatATTTTGTCAGAAACCTTACCACAAGGCTAGTCTTATGTTATTTCACTCAGCCACCTTGCATAAGATTTTCCATTTGTTCCTCTACTATTGACTTGTCAAAAACTGAAAGAGATCCTTGAGACTGAGCCCAGTACTGACATTAAAATTATTCAGGTGACTGAACTCTCAAACTGAATTCAAATGGCTAAGATTTATTAACTAGTAGCATCAAATTATGGTACCCCAATAATAGAACTGTTTTGCTTCTTAAGAAAACTGAGATATTTTGGCAAACAtcaataatgaaaacatttaaaatgttttagattGATAATTATGTGTTTATAGTTGTTGAATAACCGTGTGCAATACAACTTGTAATGCATAACCCAGCACAATTGGTACAGAGCCAGAGTATACTACAATAAGTTGCCATTGAGGAAATGAGAACATCACCAAAAGAGTGTGTAttgagggaggaggaagaacaaACCCTTTGGGataaaatgcagctgaaatCCTTACTTCAAACTGCCTAACATTCCTGGGGTTATTTTTGACAGTATTCACCACTATTCACTCagtttgttgcctttttttttttttttttttaaattaaccatGATTTTACAAAGCCTAGGAATTGAGGGGTTCGCTCATGGAAATCGGTTTGATATTTGAATTTCTTAAGTACTGGATTTGGCCTATCCAAGAAACTAAATACTTAACTTCCATTCCAGCTTGCAGCATAATAGTTATTGAAAATACTCTTTAATATCATATTACCATAATTGGCCTTCAGAAGCTCCTCACAGAATTTCTTTCAGGATGAAACAACACAGTGTCGTctagaaacaaaaatacctcAACGTGTTTAACTAACCCAGTTACAATGTTCTGTGCAAAACCAGTGGGAACAGTGTAATAAAAGTCCACAGTGTTATCTTGGAGAAATTCTCAGGTGAAATGCATTATTTACACATAAACAGTGCTGTTTAtttgttaaatgttttgacATATAAAACTGGATGCCTAAAAACACAACTGTGTTACTACTCTTCTCATGCATAGATAAAGACAAAGTAGTTTCATTTCACAAACACTGATCCTACCCCACTGCAGAATACTACTGAAAAAGTCTCGGCTTGGATATCCAGCAACGCATTTCCTatcttttattcttcagaaaCAGTCACGCACAGCTGACCTAACAGGGCCACTGCCATTTTACACATAGGACAATTCGATGTCAGCATAACTCACAATGTAAGGTTCTCAACGGGTTCCATATGTGCCTTaccttagaagaaaaaaaaaaagtagaattatACTGAACTGTTGTTAAACACTGGAAATTCTAGGCTGGGAAATATACAGCAATTAAAACACAACTTTGAGGAAAGCcttaaggaaatatttcttcagaagcttatatttttatttaatcttgaAAGCTAACAGGCAAGAATGACTTTCAGTATAAGAAACTTTAAGAAATAATCTCCTACAAAACACCCATGAGTGCAGCTTAAGTGTTACCACTACTCTGATAATATGTACAATTCAAAGACAGAATGAAAGGCAACACTGCTCACTTACAGTTTAAGGCTATATAATAGTCTCTAAATTTACAGTTCCATACCCTCAAAGGCTTTACAACTAACATCATTCCTCCCTACAACAAATAAATTGGAAATTATCATTATAACCACACAAGACTGGGAAGGTCTTTCAAATCCATAAGCCAAACTGTTTGGTCTGTTCTCTGAGTGGCATGCATAGTTCAGATTGTTATCCagtcactaaaaaaaaaaaaagtaataaagttTCTTTGCTGCAAAAGTCAGTACCTACGCGGcacctttccttcctttaagAGAGCAACATCCTATCCAAAAGCAACTTAAAAACCTCCAGCAGGCTCAAGGAAATGAGCAAGAAGTCAGTCCTGCAATCAATGGGATCAGAGCttcatttccaaacaaaatgGCTGTCTTTAAGGGTATTAACAGGTGATCTTGACCAAAACTTTTGGCAAAAGGTCTGCACAAGTACGATAAGACAGGACTACACTTTCTGGTCTCAAAAAGGTATTACCTGTCAAACACACACATTTGAACAGCCTGGTACCCAAAGTTTACAAGATGAAAGACTAGGACAATCGTCCACTGACAATTCTGGAATCATTTTTATCTTTACCACAACAGGAAGAGAAACTCAGCTGTCATTTTCATTAGAATTGCTACATGACTAAAGCAAAATCCTTAATAAACAATCACCAAACCACTAAGGGaaggtttatttgttttaatattgatttaaaTTTAGAGTAAGTAAGTAAAAACTCAAAAGACAGACTTACTGGTTATCATTGCTCCTGTTATAGAACCCAGAAATCCAATGCAGACCACAATGACAGAGATTAGTCTCCCCTGCCTATGTTTCTGCAGCATCACAAACATTAACACTCCCACAGCACCATGGAcaaagagagaggagaagagagccCAGAGGAAAACCCAGTACCACATCTCTGAAAGAAAGCAGTcaaaagattaatatttttcaggCAATAAATTTATAAGAGATTTAGAAACATTGTATATAAtcaacagtaaaagaaaagcaataccCATTTCAGTCTTAGAAGGAGTCAATGTGAAAACACTGGCATATACTCAAGACACTATCCCCTTTTAGCAGTCTATCAAAGAAGTAACTCTATTATGAtcaaaaaattgtaaaaaaagaaatctactACAGTTTTTTGTAATAATACACCTAATTAAAAACCACCATACTTTCTTCAgaggtttctttaaaaaaacagtaattgtaACTTCTTACTAGGATTTTGCAAATATAGCTGCAGAACAAAAAATTATCTGAAACCAAGTAAACCAGAAAAAAGTCAGGAACTCTGTTTTAGAATAAGAGACCACATCAAGCTAACATCAAATGCAAAAAATGAGATTAAAGACTTCAGTATATCTACCCAGAAGCTGTAAGTGTTCTATTGAATTagcttcaaaaggaaaaaaaaaaatatattaaaatgtagtAATACATCCAGCAGCTTTATTCTAATTGCTTAGCACACACTTTTATAGATACAGGTAGTCACTATTATTTAAGTCACTGAGCAAGGACAGGAGATCTTGAGAACGTGCAGAGTACAGACATTTCTAAGATTGCCAGACGTGATCACTACTTTCAAGTAAAAGAGCAGAAAGCATCAACAAACCtacataaaaatcaaagaaactTCCTTACTTGGTGATAATCTTCTAAAAGCATTTACTATAATTCAAAAGGGTAAGAAAAactaacaaaggaaaaaagcgAAACCCTAAATATATCCACCTTTTTTTAAAGGTCAACTACAGTGATGATCTCGTGTCTCTATCATCACAGAATTCAGCAAACTGGGAGACATTTTCCCAGCTGTCACAATCCCAAATTTAATTAGTTTTTCCCACAGTTCACCCTAAAAAACAGATACAGCTTCCATGTAACAGCAGGACAATGTTTATCAGGTGAGCCTGTACTACTGTAGCTTGACACACAGTCAAACAAATATAACCCAATTagctaactttaaaaaaaaaatacacaaacacagCAGATTAAGCAAAGCATACTGTAAAAGGATGCTCAGAAAGAATCGTTGCCACCCAGTAACTGCAGTCCTTTGAGTCCAAGTCTGTAGAGTATACATAACcacagcacacaaaaaaaaaaaagagttcaaacTTTTTCATTTAGCAGTACTTGTAGCATAGTCTCAACCCTTCCCCTTTCACACAGGCATAAAAGGCAAATCCATGTCATAGGACTTAGAACTCCTATAAATCAGGAGAATCAAAAGACCCACTTAGGAGGGCAACAAGGAAGGTGAGTGGTAAATATACATACAGTTAATACTAGCTGCTGTAGTACAAGACACAATCTCTCTTTCTGGGTGTTTGGATACACACACATATTGGGGGGTAGCTCTAAGCAAGTCCATGGAAGTTCTCCATCCACATTATACAGATTTGCAAAATACAGTAAAAGAGAGGCCTCTACAGGACAATATGTTTACAAGACTTGTCCCAAGCTTTCATCTTTCTCAACTAAGGCAGATACAAGAGATGAAACACCCACCTAAGGAAAGCACAATCTTGCAATATTACGAAGGTCAAGATAACCTGATACCACAGTGATGGACTCAGAGTAGGTATTTCAAATTTACGGACAAAGAAAATGCTCGGTTCTTATGCAGCATTACATGACAATTGCATGCTGTAAGATTCCCAAACACTCCATAGCTATGACAGCAGTCTATTGATCAAGGTTATCCCCTGCAGTTTCCACAGGGTCTATGAGGCACCACAATGCCTTTTAGGAAATCAGTAGTTGTGGTGATTGTTGACCCTTGCcaggtggaaaaataaattaatttgcaatCATAGGAAGACTTCTTATGATGACTGTATTCATAGAAGAAAAGGTAGTATTATGAAACGACTAACTCcaaatggaagaaagcaaacatattCACAACCCCTCTACATGACAAAATAACTGCACAATGATCAACTATCTTGGTCTTATTTAGATTCCAAATAAGGCTCAAGGAAAATTAGCATCATGTTGCACTTTATATTTAGGGCAGAAGACAGTAGAACAGAACCAGCCCCAAATGTTAGATAAAATTGAGTTCTTTCACACACACTTTCCCCTCCTGTTCCTTAAAGTGACATGCATACTGAGTGCATTCAAAAGGCAATTACAGAACatccagaaatatttcttgttctaCATGAATGCAGCTATAGCTGGGTTCTTTAAACACTACAAACCATGACTTCACAAAGCCTTAGGTTTTCAGCTCAATAGTATCGCAAAGTCAGCAATGCAAGAAATGCAGGTAGCGTTACATGCAACTGCAATAACCCAGTACCTTCTCATAATATATCATTCATACCTTCTGTTTTTGCCAGACTGACTGTAGATGCTAAAATCTGCAGGTATTTACTTCAGAGCAGTTGGAGGGGAGGTGGGTAGAGGGAGGAACCCCTCATATCTTCATGATGGTAGGAACCAAACATTTGCTTAGATGTGAAAAGGGCTAGGACATAGGCCTGTGAGGCTCCTAGATGCAAAAGTCAGGCAGCAGGATGAGGGACACAGTAAGCAGCTGTGAACTGGTTAACCGTCTTTCATCCTGCAAGTAGGCAAATTACTTACAGAACACCAATTTGGAGTTTGTGTTTGTGTACCTCCAAGTACACGTCACAGATTATCCACTCTCCACCAACTTGCGTGCAAATTTGTTAAGTAGCTGATTAGCAAGTTACTAGACAGAGTTATGAGCAGAGAGACtaaatgttttttccccttacacACATTCTTGCTAGAGAGCAACTCGAGTCATTTTTATCCCAACAGGTTGAGAACAGAACTTAatccacatattttttttcctgtgtaagaGTTTGAGGTTCGCTAAAATTCATTATCATCCAGCTCCATAATTATGATGAAAGATGGCCTTGGAAAAATACTGTGCTAGAACTACACTGAAGGAAGCAAAGAATGGGTTGGGGATAACACAGAGATGCCATGAGGGAATGGAGAAAGAGAACGTGAACGTCTGAACCCAAAGGGTCAAGGCTTTGCTTGACCAAAAAATAACCCAGTagctgaaagatttttaatatCTGTAAATGAGGCAGAAATGAGACTGCAGTGTTTTAAGAGCATGCTGATACAAAAGACACTTATGTCCTATATATGAGATTCATACTCTAAGAGGTATAAACATACCGGATCAATTGCTACTACCTTGACAAACAAAGCATGCTGTCAAAAAGGTTAATTATTTGTGTAACTACACTAATTAACTTGCTCTTCTGATGATATGAGCTACACAATAGGAATACTTTGCTGGTATGATAATAATGATTTAGCTTTAGCTAGCAGAAAGCTCCAAACACAAACCTAGCCTCAGTTATTTAGTCACATCCTAATAGAGCTACCTGAAAGAGCCCtgaacaaaatgacaaaatgaaattacaaaaaaaaaagcactggaagAGATCCAGTTCTTAGTGGCTTACAAGCAACAACATCCAATGCATAGCACAGATCACCCTGGCTTCATGTGGATGGaacttccctcccaccccccagaAGAGCCGCAGGGCTCAAGCACTTGCAATTCATGCTCTATCTCTCCAGATTTAGGATACTGCTCTGTTAATTTAGGTATTTATAGCTATCATATATAaattatacatataatatacAAATCATATTATGCTTATCTATTATACATGTACTTTGAACATATCACTGTAGGCATATACAACCTCAAAGATTAGACTTTTATGATTAGAAAAAAGTCTTAAAGGATGCtaaagtttaaaataacatcTGTATTGACTTATCAAATTTGAAGTTGCATTCCATTAATAGCTTTATCTTggacaaataaaaaatgcaaagtcaAAGTATGTAAATGCTAACACTTTTGAATATTATCTATATACGTGAACATGTTGTCCCACTGCCACTCAGCTTCAGTAAACAGGGAGTGAGTACATCATTAGTCCTTCatcttcaacatttttctttccctctagTCCTTAGTTTATCTTGCCAGATGAATAGCGATCGCCTATAACATTTCATAAACCAAGACTGATTGCTCCAAAACCAAGTATCTATCTTGAGATTCTGATCTATGTACCTGATCTATGTACCCAGTAACTATCTACCACTTGCTACAGAACTAAGTCTTTGTGCAGAATTTAAGTATCTGCGCCCTGAACACAAAGATAAAAATTTCAGCCAACAAGATAGCACGTGCAGAAGTTTGAATTAAGAAACTACATAACGTTATATCCTTGCAGATTTATGAACTCAACACACTCAGATTAAGAAATGCCTGTTTATTATACGTGCAAACTTAACTCAGCTCTTTATACATTatggtgttttcttcatcacTAGGTCCTTTCTTTAGTTATTGTATTAACTGGTGCACTGGAAGTTATCAGGTCTATACAGTCAAATTGTTTGTAGATGCTAACATTTTTGCTGTATTAACTGGAACAGAAGAACTTGCTGAAGAGCATTTAAATCATTAGAGACTAGACCCCCTGAAGTTGCAGGGTAGGGGAGAACAACATAGTCCAGAAAATCAGGGGACAAATAATTGCAGGATgaagcttaggaaaaaaaatggaagaaggcTTCAGTCTTTGGAACACGCAATTAACAAGACATAAACAAAACACCTACTTTGCTTATAGGAAGGACAGAAACATTGCAAAGTTCCCTAAACTTGAGGTAGCCTATAACATGAATATTTACTACAACTGACACTCATGCGGGgacatttttcagttcagaatcAGTCATTAGCCAACTCATTCTAGTAAAACCTGATCTACCACTTAGTGCATAACTGGTGCACGTGAAGGGGCCGCTTGGATTTGTTGGAGGAGCTAAAATAGGGTGAAGTAGGagccccctctcctctcccaacAGGTCGCAGAGCCTTACCCCCACCATTTACAGTAACATGCCCAAGCAAAGGCAGGAAGCTGTGAAGCAAAAGTCAGTGGGCCTGGGTTCAGCTACAGCAAACAGCGCCTGCTATCGTGGAGCGTGATAGGCACATGGCAGGAATTCAGTTGTCCGCAGTCTCCTGTGGTACTTTGTACTATATCATCCTACATGAAAGGCtggatttctctttttgtattGAACATGAACCAGACTTATGGTATAAAAAAGCACTGGTTCAACTTCTGATTAAAACaccagaaaacaacaacaaaaccaatcACACACATAAATTAAACCACTGAGGTTCCAAACACTTCTTGGTTTAGGCTGGagctcatattttatttcaaaacattgaACAGAgttgatacattttttttaataaagaacatAACTTTGCGGATAAAATTGTATAACTTTGTGCAAACATAATCAGCATTGTTTATCTAAAGACAAATTCTTGCTTGAACAACTTAACTCCCAAATCCAAACCACAACTTTAAGtccaaaaataaacacaaagcaGTCTTGAGGAATGTTCATGGAACACTGTATATTTATTATCTTTCCAGTACTCTGAAGAAGTTTCTCCttcactttctcctttcttttcagcacagaaaagcagaacatcTGTTTTTGAATAATAATTACTTCTACAGTCAGTAAATACTTTAGAAAGTTTTTATGCAAGTTTAACAACAGTTACTGATTAATATCAGTTACTACACTAAAAAAACCACCTTACATATAATCAGGAACACTAACTTATATAAATGACTAAATCCACTTAAAGCTATTCATTTTTGACAGTCCATGAGAGCATGCCACATACCTGATCATGGCTATTAGGACAACCTGTATTTAAAACATCAATTCAGAAAACTACAACGCATCTACAACTGACACTAACACACTCTCCTACAGCATTATCACAgatgaataattattttttcatgttctttaaaataaaaataaccatttgacattaaaaatacCTTGTGCAACTTGTTATATTGCAAAAGCactaagaaacattttttcttacctAACACTCAGTATTGAACTTCACAGAAATGCCTGCTTGCATCATGTTCTAATAAGAAAAACTTTAGAGGATGTCTAACACAAAGAAAAGTTACATCCATTGTTAACTCCTTCCTTTAACAGTACAACTAGTATTTCTATagaaagaatgcaaaaataacTATTCAAGAAATGAGCTATATTCGTGTGGGGACACACTAATACCTCTAAGATTTAATCACCAGACACAGCGATACAAAATGTATGCACTTTAAAAAGTTTATTGGTCAAATTAATAAAGTATAACCTATTAAAAGTTACTTTTAACTGGAAGTTAACAAGAAAGATCATAAAGCCTAAGAcaattgttttgtttgcaaCATCTTCAAACCTCAACTCCACCTCCGCGCTACACATTTTTATGTGTATCTTTCACACAAATAGGagggaaaagatgaaataatagGAGGGAAAAAGATGAAGTAAtactttttcataaatattagaAACATGCACCCTTTACTCAAGATTTTTCCAGGGAATTTACTCAGTAACATCCCTACTATCAACACAAAGCCCTTTCTAGTCCAGAGGTCGACACTCACCATTCCCTTTACGCCTGGACACGACAAGT is from Anser cygnoides isolate HZ-2024a breed goose chromosome 2, Taihu_goose_T2T_genome, whole genome shotgun sequence and encodes:
- the LOC106044363 gene encoding transmembrane protein 170B isoform X2; the encoded protein is MKVEAGDLSAINLSVQQVLSLWAHGTVLRSLTEMWYWVFLWALFSSLFVHGAVGVLMFVMLQKHRQGRLISVIVVCIGFLGSITGAMITSKAHMEPVENLTLCCSSWNLQSSRKEYGSLRSSHLWCWTDSTDINYLIFKDSCNALRLM
- the LOC106044363 gene encoding uncharacterized protein isoform X1, encoding MRAAGRPRRGVARGRPGRAGPRGAEELEPPPPCPRPGAARDGSFLSAGAAEGRGPQAAGRAGAAGVPARPRGVPGRGAGPAAARQSDRRAGGMGQLQQLQEMWYWVFLWALFSSLFVHGAVGVLMFVMLQKHRQGRLISVIVVCIGFLGSITGAMITSKAHMEPVENLTLCCSSWNLQSSRKEYGSLRSSHLWCWTDSTDINYLIFKDSCNALRLM
- the LOC106044363 gene encoding transmembrane protein 170B isoform X3, which codes for MKVEAGDLSAINLSVQQVLSLWAHGTVLRSLTEMWYWVFLWALFSSLFVHGAVGVLMFVMLQKHRQGRLISVIVVCIGFLGSITGAMITSAAVAGIYRVAGKNMAPLEALIFGVGQTVLTLIISFSRILATL